A single genomic interval of Oncorhynchus gorbuscha isolate QuinsamMale2020 ecotype Even-year linkage group LG25, OgorEven_v1.0, whole genome shotgun sequence harbors:
- the LOC124014112 gene encoding uncharacterized protein LOC124014112 isoform X1, whose translation MRILKFFMGNSHSGPDMSVIVGEGRFIAQRVTRSITYYYTSRTPGGDTPAPSPPTISPTSSHLDTPFPSPSYSLSTPLLLDLPSHHDVSSVLTPSALDVPTLSPSSPRPLLLLFPWLGARPGAMAKYRDLYLERGLDILSVESTVWHFLWPRWGLEYGAEVLEVLGDPRFKGRPLLVHAFSIGGYTFTQLLSQMVREPHKYPGLAQRVVGHVYDSMVVGSLEHMAKGLGLTLFPHIEPLVRYTALLYFWLFKSQTVYYYDKSIQVFYNSPVTSPALFFFCENDALCDPIVMEAVLDFWRKRGVAVESRKWKESVHAAHLRCHPEEYLSTLETFFHSLNIAPLRAKM comes from the exons ATGAGGATTCTCAAATTCTTCATGGG TAACTCCCACTCTGGGCCAGACATGTCTGTGATAGTGGGAGAGGGGCGGTTCATAGCCCAGAGGGTCACCAGAAGCATCACCTACTACTACACCAGCCGGACACCAGGGGGCGAtacccctgccccctctcctcccaccatctcccccacctcctcccatcTAGACACTCCTTTTCCCTCACCCTCGtactccctctccacccccttgCTCCTAGACTTGCCCTCTCACCACGACGTTTCCTCAGTTCTCACCCCTTCCGCTTTGGATGTAccaaccctctctccatcctccccccgTCCCCTTCTCCTGCTTTTCCCGTGGCTGGGCGCCCGACCGGGGGCCATGGCGAAGTACCGGGACCTCTACCTGGAACGCGGCCTGGACATCCTATCAGTGGAGAGCACTGTGTGGCACTTCCTGTGGCCTCGCTGGGGGCTGGAGTATGGGGCTGAGGTCCTGGAGGTCCTGGGAGACCCGCGTTTCAAAGGTCGCCCCCTTCTGGTCCACGCCTTCTCCATCGGCGGGTACACCTTCACCCAGCTGCTCAGCCAGATGGTCAGGGAGCCACACAAGTACCCAGGCCTGGCCCAACGGGTCGTAGGACATGTCTATGACAGCATGGTGGTCGGATCGCTGGAGCATATGGCTAAag GCCTGGGTCTGACCCTGTTCCCTCATATTGAGCCCCTGGTGCGATACACTGCTCTGCTCTACTTCTGGCTCTTCAAGTCCCAGACGGTGTACTACTACGACAAGTCAATCCAGGTCTTCTACAACAGCCCCGTCACCTCCCCGGCGCTCTTCTTCTTCTGCGAGAACGACGCGTTGTGTGACCCCATCGTCATGGAGGCGGTCCTCGACTTCTGGAGGAAGCGGGGCGTTGCTGTGGAATCCAGGAAGTGGAAGGAGTCTGTGCACGCTGCTCATCTGCGCTGTCACCCGGAGGAGTACCTCTCAACACTGGAGACATTTTTTCACTCGCTCAACATCGCCCCTCTCAGGGCTAAGATGTAA
- the LOC124014112 gene encoding uncharacterized protein LOC124014112 isoform X2, with product MSVIVGEGRFIAQRVTRSITYYYTSRTPGGDTPAPSPPTISPTSSHLDTPFPSPSYSLSTPLLLDLPSHHDVSSVLTPSALDVPTLSPSSPRPLLLLFPWLGARPGAMAKYRDLYLERGLDILSVESTVWHFLWPRWGLEYGAEVLEVLGDPRFKGRPLLVHAFSIGGYTFTQLLSQMVREPHKYPGLAQRVVGHVYDSMVVGSLEHMAKGLGLTLFPHIEPLVRYTALLYFWLFKSQTVYYYDKSIQVFYNSPVTSPALFFFCENDALCDPIVMEAVLDFWRKRGVAVESRKWKESVHAAHLRCHPEEYLSTLETFFHSLNIAPLRAKM from the exons ATGTCTGTGATAGTGGGAGAGGGGCGGTTCATAGCCCAGAGGGTCACCAGAAGCATCACCTACTACTACACCAGCCGGACACCAGGGGGCGAtacccctgccccctctcctcccaccatctcccccacctcctcccatcTAGACACTCCTTTTCCCTCACCCTCGtactccctctccacccccttgCTCCTAGACTTGCCCTCTCACCACGACGTTTCCTCAGTTCTCACCCCTTCCGCTTTGGATGTAccaaccctctctccatcctccccccgTCCCCTTCTCCTGCTTTTCCCGTGGCTGGGCGCCCGACCGGGGGCCATGGCGAAGTACCGGGACCTCTACCTGGAACGCGGCCTGGACATCCTATCAGTGGAGAGCACTGTGTGGCACTTCCTGTGGCCTCGCTGGGGGCTGGAGTATGGGGCTGAGGTCCTGGAGGTCCTGGGAGACCCGCGTTTCAAAGGTCGCCCCCTTCTGGTCCACGCCTTCTCCATCGGCGGGTACACCTTCACCCAGCTGCTCAGCCAGATGGTCAGGGAGCCACACAAGTACCCAGGCCTGGCCCAACGGGTCGTAGGACATGTCTATGACAGCATGGTGGTCGGATCGCTGGAGCATATGGCTAAag GCCTGGGTCTGACCCTGTTCCCTCATATTGAGCCCCTGGTGCGATACACTGCTCTGCTCTACTTCTGGCTCTTCAAGTCCCAGACGGTGTACTACTACGACAAGTCAATCCAGGTCTTCTACAACAGCCCCGTCACCTCCCCGGCGCTCTTCTTCTTCTGCGAGAACGACGCGTTGTGTGACCCCATCGTCATGGAGGCGGTCCTCGACTTCTGGAGGAAGCGGGGCGTTGCTGTGGAATCCAGGAAGTGGAAGGAGTCTGTGCACGCTGCTCATCTGCGCTGTCACCCGGAGGAGTACCTCTCAACACTGGAGACATTTTTTCACTCGCTCAACATCGCCCCTCTCAGGGCTAAGATGTAA